Sequence from the Sphingomonas koreensis genome:
GCGAAATACACCATCTCGGCGACGTTGGTGGCGTGATCGCCGATCCGTTCGATGTTCTTGGCGACGAACAGCAGGTGTGCGACCTCGCTGATCGTGCGCGGATTCTCGACCATATAGGTCACCAGCGTACGGAAGATGCTGTCGTAGAAGTCGTCCAGCCGTGCGTCCCGCTCGGACACGCGGATCGCCGCTTCGGCATCGCGGGCGGAGAAGGCGTCGAGCACGTCGTGCACCATGTCGCCCGCCATCTGCGCCATCGCCGGCAGCAGCGAGATCGCTTCGATCCGCTCGCCGTCGCTGGCGTGGATCAGCGGGGTGCGCTTGGCGATGTTCTTGGCATAGTCGCCGATGCGTTCGATCACGGCGGCGATCTTGAGCGCGGCGACCACTTCGCGCAGGTCATCGGCCATCGGCGCGCGCAGGGCGATGACGCGGACGGCGAGCTTCTCGACCTCAGCCTCAATCGCGTCGATTGCCTTGTCCTTGCGGCGCACTTCCTTGGCGAGCTTGGTGTCGCCCCGCTGAAGCGCGATCATCGCGTCGCGGATCGCTTCCTCGGCCAGCCCGCCCATTTGCGAGATCAGCGCACGCAGATGCTTGATGTCCTCGTCGAACGCCTTGACGGTATGTTCGTGACCGGTCGTCGCCATTACCCGTACCTTCCGGTAATATAGTCCTTGGTCCGCTCCTGACGCGGGGCGGTGAAGATCTGATCCGTCTCGCCATACTCGACCAGCGTGCCGAGGTGGAAGAAGGCGGTACGCTGCGAAACGCGCGCCGCCTGCTGCATGTTGTGCGTGACGATGACGATCGCGTAGCGGCCGCGCAGCTCGTGGATCAGCTCCTCGATCTTGGCGGTCGCGATCGGGTCGAGCGCCGAGCATGGCTCGTCCATCAGGATCACTTCGGGATCGACCGCGATTGCGCGGGCGATGCACAGGCGCTGCTGCTGGCCGCCCGACAGCGCGGT
This genomic interval carries:
- the phoU gene encoding phosphate signaling complex protein PhoU is translated as MATTGHEHTVKAFDEDIKHLRALISQMGGLAEEAIRDAMIALQRGDTKLAKEVRRKDKAIDAIEAEVEKLAVRVIALRAPMADDLREVVAALKIAAVIERIGDYAKNIAKRTPLIHASDGERIEAISLLPAMAQMAGDMVHDVLDAFSARDAEAAIRVSERDARLDDFYDSIFRTLVTYMVENPRTISEVAHLLFVAKNIERIGDHATNVAEMVYFAATGQYLADRDTDTAEN